The following are encoded in a window of Brevibacillus sp. DP1.3A genomic DNA:
- a CDS encoding tubulin-like doman-containing protein: MKAVVREHIQQLDVSLGGGIVSDKIRVDTIDNPMLVIGLGGTGIDALLRLKYQVNRRFKLPVDQLSKKRKEKPDNIEFIAFETNEHDRNKKYKGIGLDPVTEFVLLSNPEIGGVLQNRSILEPYITDWLSPELTITDGISGASGVRQAGRLLLFTKITQVVQTIEKKVKMLCEGTNKKLTVFLLSGLSGGTGSGCFLDIAYIVRGILERDFGSAGVDKVNTLGYLFTPDVNLSNKSLSSHTRDYIMKNGYAALKELDYWMNADERNERFRQQYGNVLTVQSPMPPFNLCHLISATNLEGKALENAYDYCMNVTAENITNFMASEEKRSGEEFAIHDYISNIRTNINQMPKAYAANYQYNVIGASSAVLPIEEMTTYLAYRLFKKMEKMFTVAPAEEDTEKFARKLGIDIDSISRKFEERVPEPLPGYENSERLNYSNVITQQVVSIDHELEQGYLAKAREAYIKSKKQMPGDMISVFGEMITRVFLHPQQGPFYASRLIHSDKGYCLMKMILSYIESLKANLESYPREIEGARENANEKLGDARSAFISKEKKKNSYIEAKINEYQLLADQEKLEQMIEFYEELHRLLNAENNRIYNVFTEILNALNQIFEQNGDILINGGEESDRTGNKTYYWNIVSVPDISKVVSNILEQKEADDLIRDFTSELLRHSDQWVKEQELDIVSSISEFLSEKFGEVITKSMEEFLVIKYGQDETLDRIVERKIASKLDEEAIPVFHLSNNLGNMHFPSWGFVSVPLKAPSILKGIKNYQNTAISGSRFTVKESEVKNRIFWLNTKNGVPLFAYTPLKVYEESYERTILDREGIGRHLVQTEKNNWAYLPSPIPEKSWGDTYQNGRIKAYNAKVRELFDRAVRYGAIREKGSDSKTSNRYESIVTKSFSLATFLAKHQAQGDATQLSPGEIKRALVELKGFMRDGLEQEFARDVFGSINEEMAKENLIRFPEQIRLIEQEVRKYEEIEAKIQELEQIVGAIKDEEELVTRFIEALYTGTICKRGALYVYDKDEEEDAWEPFINLMKVNKHVEFAIYEKYRALDHKSMATIQRKAAKRSDAMTSAEDTQQLLAKLDEIAATFQETKNDLEYDRDEYVNGEELFQFYKKVWSKVNDMRKTLQ, from the coding sequence ATGAAAGCAGTTGTGAGAGAACACATTCAACAATTGGACGTATCCCTCGGCGGAGGAATCGTCAGTGACAAGATTCGCGTAGATACAATTGATAACCCGATGCTCGTCATCGGTCTTGGCGGTACAGGAATTGATGCGCTTTTGCGCCTGAAATACCAAGTGAACAGACGCTTTAAGCTGCCGGTAGACCAGCTTTCCAAGAAGCGCAAGGAAAAGCCGGACAATATTGAATTCATCGCATTTGAAACGAATGAGCATGACCGCAACAAAAAGTACAAGGGCATCGGACTCGATCCAGTGACGGAGTTCGTACTCCTGTCCAATCCTGAGATCGGCGGTGTGTTGCAGAATCGCAGCATTCTCGAGCCGTACATCACCGACTGGCTCTCGCCAGAGCTGACAATTACGGACGGAATCAGCGGAGCATCGGGTGTACGCCAGGCAGGTCGACTTCTTCTCTTTACGAAAATTACGCAAGTCGTCCAAACGATTGAGAAGAAGGTCAAGATGCTGTGCGAGGGCACGAACAAAAAGCTGACTGTATTCCTCTTGAGCGGTTTGTCCGGGGGAACGGGGAGCGGTTGCTTCCTCGACATCGCCTATATCGTACGAGGCATTTTGGAGCGCGACTTCGGCAGTGCGGGGGTAGACAAGGTGAATACGCTGGGCTACCTGTTCACGCCTGATGTCAACCTGTCGAACAAGAGCCTCAGCTCGCACACACGCGACTACATCATGAAAAACGGCTACGCGGCATTAAAAGAGCTCGACTACTGGATGAATGCGGACGAGCGCAATGAGCGTTTCCGCCAGCAATACGGCAACGTGCTCACCGTCCAATCGCCAATGCCGCCATTCAACCTGTGTCATTTGATTTCTGCGACCAATCTGGAAGGCAAGGCATTGGAAAATGCCTACGATTACTGCATGAACGTAACCGCGGAGAACATTACGAACTTTATGGCGAGCGAAGAAAAGCGCTCGGGTGAAGAGTTTGCGATCCACGACTATATCAGCAACATCCGTACGAACATTAACCAGATGCCAAAAGCGTACGCAGCCAACTACCAATACAACGTCATCGGTGCTTCCTCTGCTGTCTTGCCGATCGAAGAGATGACAACCTACTTGGCATATCGTTTGTTTAAAAAGATGGAAAAAATGTTCACGGTAGCACCAGCGGAAGAAGATACGGAGAAATTCGCTCGCAAGCTCGGAATCGACATCGACTCGATTTCTCGCAAGTTCGAGGAGCGCGTTCCTGAACCGTTGCCAGGCTATGAAAATAGTGAGCGTCTGAACTACAGCAACGTGATCACTCAACAAGTCGTGAGCATCGACCACGAACTGGAGCAAGGCTATCTCGCCAAAGCGCGCGAAGCGTACATCAAGTCCAAAAAGCAGATGCCAGGCGACATGATCTCTGTTTTTGGCGAAATGATCACGCGAGTATTCCTGCACCCGCAGCAAGGACCATTCTATGCGTCCCGTCTGATTCATTCGGACAAAGGCTATTGCCTGATGAAAATGATCCTCTCCTACATTGAGAGCCTCAAGGCGAATTTGGAGAGCTACCCGCGTGAGATCGAGGGCGCGCGAGAGAATGCGAATGAAAAGCTGGGCGATGCCCGCAGTGCTTTCATCTCCAAGGAGAAGAAGAAAAACAGCTACATCGAAGCGAAGATCAACGAATACCAGCTCCTGGCTGATCAGGAGAAGCTGGAGCAAATGATCGAATTCTACGAAGAGCTGCACCGTTTGTTGAATGCAGAAAACAATCGCATTTATAACGTATTTACTGAGATTTTGAACGCACTCAACCAAATTTTTGAGCAAAATGGCGACATCCTGATCAACGGCGGCGAAGAGAGTGACCGCACTGGTAACAAGACATACTACTGGAACATCGTCAGTGTGCCGGATATCTCCAAAGTAGTCAGCAACATCCTGGAGCAAAAAGAGGCGGATGACCTGATCCGCGATTTCACCAGCGAGCTGCTGCGACACTCCGATCAGTGGGTCAAAGAGCAGGAGCTGGATATCGTCAGCTCGATCTCGGAATTCCTCTCGGAGAAGTTCGGTGAGGTGATCACCAAGTCGATGGAAGAATTCCTCGTGATCAAATACGGTCAGGACGAGACACTCGATCGCATCGTAGAGCGCAAGATTGCGAGCAAGTTGGATGAAGAGGCGATTCCGGTCTTCCATCTGAGCAATAATCTCGGCAATATGCACTTCCCTTCCTGGGGCTTTGTATCCGTGCCGCTGAAAGCACCATCGATCTTGAAGGGGATTAAAAACTATCAAAATACAGCGATTAGCGGATCGCGCTTTACCGTCAAAGAAAGCGAAGTCAAAAACCGCATCTTCTGGCTGAATACGAAAAACGGTGTTCCACTGTTCGCTTACACACCGTTGAAGGTCTACGAGGAAAGCTACGAACGTACCATTCTGGACAGAGAGGGTATCGGACGCCACCTCGTTCAAACCGAAAAGAACAACTGGGCGTACCTCCCATCCCCTATTCCGGAAAAATCGTGGGGAGATACGTACCAAAACGGGCGGATCAAAGCGTACAACGCCAAAGTACGCGAACTGTTTGACCGTGCGGTACGTTACGGAGCCATCCGCGAGAAGGGCAGTGACAGCAAGACCAGCAACCGCTATGAATCCATCGTGACGAAGTCGTTCTCACTGGCTACTTTCTTGGCTAAGCACCAAGCGCAAGGAGACGCGACCCAGCTAAGCCCTGGCGAGATCAAGCGTGCATTGGTTGAGCTCAAAGGCTTCATGAGAGATGGTCTGGAGCAAGAATTTGCGCGCGATGTGTTCGGCAGTATCAATGAAGAGATGGCAAAAGAAAACCTGATTCGTTTTCCAGAGCAGATTCGCCTAATCGAACAAGAAGTGCGCAAATACGAAGAAATCGAGGCCAAAATCCAGGAGCTGGAGCAGATCGTAGGTGCCATCAAGGACGAAGAAGAGCTGGTGACCCGATTCATCGAAGCACTTTACACAGGGACGATTTGCAAGCGCGGTGCGCTCTACGTCTACGACAAGGATGAGGAAGAAGATGCGTGGGAGCCATTCATCAACCTGATGAAGGTCAACAAGCACGTTGAATTCGCTATCTATGAAAAATACCGCGCATTGGATCACAAGAGCATGGCAACCATCCAGCGCAAGGCTGCAAAACGCAGTGATGCGATGACTTCAGCAGAGGATACGCAGCAGCTACTGGCAAAACTCGATGAGATTGCGGCGACCTTCCAAGAAACGAAAAACGATCTGGAATACGACCGCGACGAATACGTGAACGGTGAAGAGTTGTTCCAGTTCTACAAAAAGGTTTGGTCAAAAGTAAACGATATGCGCAAGACGCTGCAATAA
- a CDS encoding VWA domain-containing protein, giving the protein MSQRRVSLLMLVCSLVGGVIGFLVGEVMLGKLSGEIPQWLLMGLYFGQYSFFVGLMCLIAEMISPRLNGVGWKQRYLGFSWKMLVPSTFLMVGVVALLLQLLYGSSFQQASGANNIVMVLDTSGSMQSSDPDNQLFKAAADMVQRMDSDMNIAVVTFHDQTNVLQPLTALSSQSVKDEIVKKLLQYPRTDGGTRIDQALQVGLDQLQANQMANSTVVLMSDGYSDLDVPAALAPYKQNHVIVHTVGMSQIDADGTALLQKIAAETGGSYFNVEHADQMTGIFGQIYDMSRIDRNIVSERTGATEESMFYAITRVVSVLILGALLGLALGLIFDNRHLAKSFTIGGAVSGLLAGLVLEMGLSSIDLLDMVVRLLACSLLAVILTLFTLFVPASTSGGSSFAKRRLNNRQNPRALDAGNQSSKRFE; this is encoded by the coding sequence ATGAGTCAGAGAAGGGTAAGCTTACTCATGCTAGTTTGTAGTCTGGTAGGTGGCGTGATCGGATTTTTGGTCGGGGAAGTCATGCTCGGCAAGCTGTCCGGAGAAATACCGCAATGGTTGTTAATGGGACTTTATTTTGGTCAATATTCCTTTTTCGTAGGACTGATGTGCCTCATTGCGGAAATGATCTCGCCACGACTGAATGGAGTTGGCTGGAAGCAGCGCTATCTGGGCTTTTCCTGGAAAATGCTCGTGCCCAGCACGTTTTTGATGGTGGGCGTAGTGGCGCTCTTGCTTCAGCTGCTGTACGGGTCATCGTTTCAACAGGCCAGCGGGGCCAACAATATTGTCATGGTTCTGGATACGTCAGGCAGCATGCAGTCGTCTGACCCGGATAACCAATTGTTCAAAGCAGCAGCCGACATGGTGCAGCGCATGGACAGTGACATGAACATAGCAGTGGTTACGTTTCACGATCAAACGAATGTCCTGCAACCCCTCACCGCGCTGAGTAGCCAGTCCGTGAAGGATGAGATTGTGAAGAAGCTGCTTCAATATCCGCGAACGGATGGAGGCACCAGGATCGACCAGGCACTGCAAGTGGGGCTAGACCAGCTGCAAGCCAATCAAATGGCGAATAGTACGGTCGTGCTGATGTCAGACGGCTATAGTGATCTGGATGTCCCTGCCGCACTTGCACCCTACAAGCAAAACCACGTGATTGTCCATACCGTAGGCATGAGCCAAATCGATGCAGACGGAACGGCGTTGCTACAAAAGATCGCTGCTGAGACTGGCGGCAGCTACTTCAATGTCGAACACGCAGACCAAATGACAGGAATCTTTGGTCAGATTTACGATATGAGCCGAATAGACCGCAATATTGTTTCTGAGCGGACAGGAGCGACAGAAGAAAGCATGTTTTACGCCATTACCCGTGTGGTCAGTGTTCTGATTCTCGGTGCTTTGCTCGGCTTGGCGCTGGGTCTGATTTTTGACAATCGCCATCTGGCCAAAAGCTTCACGATTGGCGGGGCGGTATCAGGACTGTTAGCTGGACTTGTTTTGGAAATGGGTCTGTCGTCGATTGATTTGCTCGATATGGTTGTACGTTTGCTGGCGTGTTCCTTGCTCGCCGTCATCCTGACATTGTTCACTCTCTTTGTGCCAGCTTCCACGAGTGGTGGATCGTCTTTTGCAAAGCGCAGACTGAACAACAGACAAAACCCTCGCGCGTTGGACGCCGGGAACCAAAGCAGCAAGCGGTTTGAGTAA
- a CDS encoding MBL fold metallo-hydrolase encodes MKANTGVKMIPLQGEAFGKPMVIYPTLLWDDDRAVLVDTGMPGSWETIRQEISRAGIPPERLQAIILTHQDIDHIGSLPEIVRELGGQVEIYAHELDQPYIEGTRPLLKANPKSMAPLLAMLPEKEREHLKWLCENPPKAMVHKTLADAEILPYCGGIRIIHTPGHTPGHISLYVQDSKTLIAGDAMVYMNEALQGPIPQNTLDMEIAVNSLKKFENLEINSIICYHGGMCQNNVQEQLHALIR; translated from the coding sequence ATGAAAGCTAACACAGGTGTAAAAATGATTCCGTTACAAGGCGAGGCATTTGGCAAGCCGATGGTGATCTATCCCACCTTGCTTTGGGATGATGATCGAGCGGTATTAGTGGATACAGGAATGCCTGGTTCATGGGAGACTATTCGTCAGGAGATCAGCCGTGCTGGCATCCCACCTGAGCGTTTACAGGCTATCATTTTGACACATCAGGACATAGATCATATTGGTAGTCTTCCAGAAATCGTTCGTGAGCTTGGCGGACAGGTAGAAATATACGCGCATGAGCTAGATCAGCCGTACATTGAAGGCACACGCCCTCTCCTCAAAGCAAACCCCAAAAGCATGGCCCCTTTACTTGCGATGTTGCCTGAAAAGGAACGCGAGCACTTGAAATGGCTTTGCGAAAATCCACCAAAGGCAATGGTGCACAAGACACTGGCAGACGCAGAGATTCTGCCGTATTGTGGGGGAATTCGCATTATTCATACTCCCGGACATACGCCGGGGCATATCAGCCTTTATGTACAAGATAGCAAGACCTTGATAGCAGGCGATGCTATGGTGTACATGAACGAAGCACTTCAAGGGCCGATTCCGCAAAACACTCTCGATATGGAAATAGCAGTAAACTCATTAAAAAAATTCGAGAACTTGGAAATTAATAGTATCATTTGTTATCATGGAGGCATGTGCCAAAACAACGTGCAAGAGCAGCTTCACGCTCTGATACGGTGA
- a CDS encoding cupin domain-containing protein has protein sequence MSNLSRSVSNPHNNEVVTFLKTTEETNGEYLLFRTDLPPDNGIFLHYHTKLVETFEGVIGNLEVTIDGKKVILKPGEKLTIPTDKVHGFHNPSSEFVSFDVEIRPAGTFEAFVRCGYGLDTDGRSFYLPIIKQNIPKNILLLGTIFQMGQFYLPIIPRFLQKGMFAVFAALARWTGSDKSLEKYYKSTPTAPISHSEIEQTAQKTLQG, from the coding sequence TTGTCAAATCTAAGTCGCAGTGTAAGTAACCCGCACAATAATGAAGTGGTTACCTTTCTGAAAACAACGGAAGAAACGAATGGCGAATATTTGTTATTCCGTACCGATCTTCCACCGGATAACGGGATTTTTCTACACTATCATACAAAACTTGTCGAAACCTTTGAAGGTGTAATTGGAAATTTAGAGGTAACCATTGATGGAAAAAAAGTAATCCTGAAGCCGGGAGAGAAGCTAACCATTCCGACAGACAAGGTTCATGGGTTCCACAACCCCTCTAGCGAATTCGTCAGCTTCGATGTCGAAATCCGTCCGGCAGGTACTTTTGAAGCGTTTGTCCGCTGTGGATACGGACTCGATACAGACGGGCGCAGCTTTTATTTGCCGATTATCAAGCAAAATATCCCGAAAAATATTCTCCTCTTGGGAACGATCTTTCAGATGGGGCAGTTTTACCTCCCAATCATTCCGCGCTTTCTACAAAAAGGCATGTTCGCTGTGTTCGCTGCACTCGCTCGTTGGACAGGCTCAGATAAATCGCTGGAAAAATACTACAAATCCACTCCAACTGCACCAATCTCCCATTCCGAAATCGAGCAAACAGCGCAAAAGACGTTGCAAGGATAA